One stretch of Eupeodes corollae chromosome 2, idEupCoro1.1, whole genome shotgun sequence DNA includes these proteins:
- the LOC129948126 gene encoding medium-chain specific acyl-CoA dehydrogenase, mitochondrial isoform X1 translates to MAFLNKVLSSTLRYTAYRSYSSAGPCFALNDDQKQMQEIARKFAREEIIPVAAHHDKTGEYPWDIVKKAWAVGLLNNHIPQDIGGLGLDVFTTCVIAEELAYGCTGIMTALEASSLGQTPVLLSGNAEQKKKYLGRLLEEPLVAAYCVTEPGAGSDVNGVKTKAVKKGDEYILNGQKMWITNGGVANWYFVLARTNPDPKAPASKAFTGFIVERDTPGLTPGRKEQNMGQRASDTRGITFEDVRVPKENVLIGEGAGFKIAMGTFDKTRPPVAAGAVGLAQRCMDEALKYALERKTFGVPIAHHQAISFILADMAIGVETGRLAYQLSAWEVDQGRRNSYYASIAKCHAADMVNKIASDAVQVFGGNGFNSEYPVEKLMRDAKIYQIYEGTSQIQRLIISRNMLEKAKENAK, encoded by the exons ATGgcttttttaaataag GTCCTAAGTTCGACCCTACGATACACTGCCTATCGAAGCTATTCTTCAGCTGGACCCTGCTTTGCCCTTAACGATGACCAAAAGCAAATGCAGGAAATAGCTCGCAAGTTTGCTAGAGAAGAAATCATACCAGTGGCAGCACACCACGACAAGACAGGCGAATATCCCTGGGATATTGTTAAAAAAGCCTGGGCCGTAGGATTGCTCAATAACCACATACCACAGGATATAGGTGGTCTTGGATTAGACGTCTTTACAACATGTGTTATTGCAGAGGAATTAGCTTACGGTTGTACCGGTATTATGACAGCATTAGAAGCTAGTTCACTTGGG CAAACCCCAGTGCTCTTATCTGGCAATgctgaacaaaaaaagaaatatcttggAAGGCTGCTTGAAGAACCTTTGGTAGCAGCATACTGTGTAACAGAACCCGGTGCTGGTTCAGATGTTAACGGAGTCAAAACAAAAGCTGTGAAGAAGGGCGATGAATACATTTTGAATGGACAAAAAATGTGGATCACAAACGGTGGTGTTGCCAATTGGTATTTTGTTTTAGCCCGTACCAATCCCGATCCCAAAGCACCCGCAAGCAAGGCCTTTACAGGATTCATAGTAGAACGTGATACTCCTGGACTTACGCCTGGTCGCAAAGAGCAGAATATGGGTCAACGAGCTTCTGACACACGAGGAATAACTTTCGAGGACGTAAGAGTTCCAAAAGAAAACGTTTTAATTGGTGAAGGTGCAGGTTTTAAAATTGCAATGGGAACATTTGATAAAACTAGACCACCAGTTGCTGCCGGAGCTGTTGGCTTAGCCCAGCGTTGTATGGATGAAGCACTTAAATACGCTctagaaagaaaaacatttggCGTGCCAATTGCTCACCATCAGGCAATATCTTTCATATTAGCTGATATGGCTATTGGTGTTGAGACTGGAAGATTAGCTTACCAATTATCTGCTTGGGAAGTTGATCAag gTCGCCGTAACAGTTATTATGCATCAATTGCTAAGTGTCATGCTGCAGACATGGTCAACAAAATTGCATCAGATGCTGTTCAAGTTTTTGGCGGAAATGGATTTAATAGCGAATATCCAGTGGAGAAGCTCATGCGAGATGCTAAGATCTACCAAATCTATGAAGGTACTTCACAAATTCAACGACTGATTATATCGAGAAATATGCTCGAAAAGGCTAAGGAGAACGCTAAGTAA